Proteins found in one Zea mays cultivar B73 chromosome 1, Zm-B73-REFERENCE-NAM-5.0, whole genome shotgun sequence genomic segment:
- the LOC100272921 gene encoding protein YABBY 6 isoform X2, with amino-acid sequence MSSAQIAPADHVCYVHCNFCNTVLAVSVPGNSMLSMVTVRCGHCTNLLSVNLRALMHSVPEQDQLQENIRVHGTLREHHQCGGGHHLELGSSSSSRFRLPMMMSYAPQNEHLLQEQTLNNARPAPEKRQRVPSAYNRFIKEEIRRIKANNPDISHREAFSTAAKNWAHYPNIHFGLNSGREGGKNKLVDEAVAAVAVAPKKIQGFY; translated from the exons ATGTCGTCGGCCCAAATCGCGCCGGCGGACCATGTGTGCTATGTGCACTGCAACTTCTGCAACACAGTTCTCGCG GTGAGTGTCCCGGGGAACAGCATGCTCAGCATGGTGACAGTTCGGTGTGGGCACTGCACAAATCTACTGTCAGTGAATCTGAGAGCACTCATGCACTCAGTCCCAGAACAAGATCAGCTCCAG GAGAACATCAGGGTCCATGGCACGTTGCGTGAGCATCATCAGTGCGGCGGCGGCCACCATCTGGAGCTGGGCTCTTCGTCGTCCTCAAGGTTCCGGCTGCCGATGATGATGTCGTACGCGCCGCAGAACGAGCACTTGCTGCAGGAACAGACACTGAACAACGCTCGTC CGGCTCCTGAGAAGAGGCAGCGGGTTCCGTCGGCGTATAACAGATTCATCAA GGAAGAGATTCGCAGGATCAAGGCGAACAACCCCGACATTAGCCACAGGGAAGCCTTCAGCACAGCAGCCAAGAAC TGGGCACATTATCCGAACATCCATTTCGGCTTAAACTCCGGCCGAGAGGGTGGCAAGAATAAGCTCGTGGACGAGGCTGtcgcggcggtggcggtggctccGAAGAAGATCCAAGGTTTCTACTGA
- the LOC100272921 gene encoding protein YABBY 6 isoform X1: MSSAQIAPADHVCYVHCNFCNTVLAVSVPGNSMLSMVTVRCGHCTNLLSVNLRALMHSVPEQDQLQQQENIRVHGTLREHHQCGGGHHLELGSSSSSRFRLPMMMSYAPQNEHLLQEQTLNNARPAPEKRQRVPSAYNRFIKEEIRRIKANNPDISHREAFSTAAKNWAHYPNIHFGLNSGREGGKNKLVDEAVAAVAVAPKKIQGFY; the protein is encoded by the exons ATGTCGTCGGCCCAAATCGCGCCGGCGGACCATGTGTGCTATGTGCACTGCAACTTCTGCAACACAGTTCTCGCG GTGAGTGTCCCGGGGAACAGCATGCTCAGCATGGTGACAGTTCGGTGTGGGCACTGCACAAATCTACTGTCAGTGAATCTGAGAGCACTCATGCACTCAGTCCCAGAACAAGATCAGCTCCAG CAGCAGGAGAACATCAGGGTCCATGGCACGTTGCGTGAGCATCATCAGTGCGGCGGCGGCCACCATCTGGAGCTGGGCTCTTCGTCGTCCTCAAGGTTCCGGCTGCCGATGATGATGTCGTACGCGCCGCAGAACGAGCACTTGCTGCAGGAACAGACACTGAACAACGCTCGTC CGGCTCCTGAGAAGAGGCAGCGGGTTCCGTCGGCGTATAACAGATTCATCAA GGAAGAGATTCGCAGGATCAAGGCGAACAACCCCGACATTAGCCACAGGGAAGCCTTCAGCACAGCAGCCAAGAAC TGGGCACATTATCCGAACATCCATTTCGGCTTAAACTCCGGCCGAGAGGGTGGCAAGAATAAGCTCGTGGACGAGGCTGtcgcggcggtggcggtggctccGAAGAAGATCCAAGGTTTCTACTGA
- the LOC100272921 gene encoding Protein YABBY 6 has product MSSAQIAPADHVCYVHCNFCNTVLAVSVPGNSMLSMVTVRCGHCTNLLSVNLRALMHSVPEQDQLQQENIRVHGTLREHHQCGGGHHLELGSSSSSRFRLPMMMSYAPQNEHLLQEQTLNNARPAPEKRQRVPSAYNRFIKEEIRRIKANNPDISHREAFSTAAKNWAHYPNIHFGLNSGREGGKNKLVDEAVAAVAVAPKKIQGFY; this is encoded by the exons ATGTCGTCGGCCCAAATCGCGCCGGCGGACCATGTGTGCTATGTGCACTGCAACTTCTGCAACACAGTTCTCGCG GTGAGTGTCCCGGGGAACAGCATGCTCAGCATGGTGACAGTTCGGTGTGGGCACTGCACAAATCTACTGTCAGTGAATCTGAGAGCACTCATGCACTCAGTCCCAGAACAAGATCAGCTCCAG CAGGAGAACATCAGGGTCCATGGCACGTTGCGTGAGCATCATCAGTGCGGCGGCGGCCACCATCTGGAGCTGGGCTCTTCGTCGTCCTCAAGGTTCCGGCTGCCGATGATGATGTCGTACGCGCCGCAGAACGAGCACTTGCTGCAGGAACAGACACTGAACAACGCTCGTC CGGCTCCTGAGAAGAGGCAGCGGGTTCCGTCGGCGTATAACAGATTCATCAA GGAAGAGATTCGCAGGATCAAGGCGAACAACCCCGACATTAGCCACAGGGAAGCCTTCAGCACAGCAGCCAAGAAC TGGGCACATTATCCGAACATCCATTTCGGCTTAAACTCCGGCCGAGAGGGTGGCAAGAATAAGCTCGTGGACGAGGCTGtcgcggcggtggcggtggctccGAAGAAGATCCAAGGTTTCTACTGA
- the LOC100272921 gene encoding protein YABBY 6 isoform X5: MLSMVTVRCGHCTNLLSVNLRALMHSVPEQDQLQENIRVHGTLREHHQCGGGHHLELGSSSSSRFRLPMMMSYAPQNEHLLQEQTLNNARPAPEKRQRVPSAYNRFIKEEIRRIKANNPDISHREAFSTAAKNWAHYPNIHFGLNSGREGGKNKLVDEAVAAVAVAPKKIQGFY, encoded by the exons ATGCTCAGCATGGTGACAGTTCGGTGTGGGCACTGCACAAATCTACTGTCAGTGAATCTGAGAGCACTCATGCACTCAGTCCCAGAACAAGATCAGCTCCAG GAGAACATCAGGGTCCATGGCACGTTGCGTGAGCATCATCAGTGCGGCGGCGGCCACCATCTGGAGCTGGGCTCTTCGTCGTCCTCAAGGTTCCGGCTGCCGATGATGATGTCGTACGCGCCGCAGAACGAGCACTTGCTGCAGGAACAGACACTGAACAACGCTCGTC CGGCTCCTGAGAAGAGGCAGCGGGTTCCGTCGGCGTATAACAGATTCATCAA GGAAGAGATTCGCAGGATCAAGGCGAACAACCCCGACATTAGCCACAGGGAAGCCTTCAGCACAGCAGCCAAGAAC TGGGCACATTATCCGAACATCCATTTCGGCTTAAACTCCGGCCGAGAGGGTGGCAAGAATAAGCTCGTGGACGAGGCTGtcgcggcggtggcggtggctccGAAGAAGATCCAAGGTTTCTACTGA
- the LOC100272921 gene encoding protein YABBY 6 isoform X4: MLSMVTVRCGHCTNLLSVNLRALMHSVPEQDQLQQENIRVHGTLREHHQCGGGHHLELGSSSSSRFRLPMMMSYAPQNEHLLQEQTLNNARPAPEKRQRVPSAYNRFIKEEIRRIKANNPDISHREAFSTAAKNWAHYPNIHFGLNSGREGGKNKLVDEAVAAVAVAPKKIQGFY; the protein is encoded by the exons ATGCTCAGCATGGTGACAGTTCGGTGTGGGCACTGCACAAATCTACTGTCAGTGAATCTGAGAGCACTCATGCACTCAGTCCCAGAACAAGATCAGCTCCAG CAGGAGAACATCAGGGTCCATGGCACGTTGCGTGAGCATCATCAGTGCGGCGGCGGCCACCATCTGGAGCTGGGCTCTTCGTCGTCCTCAAGGTTCCGGCTGCCGATGATGATGTCGTACGCGCCGCAGAACGAGCACTTGCTGCAGGAACAGACACTGAACAACGCTCGTC CGGCTCCTGAGAAGAGGCAGCGGGTTCCGTCGGCGTATAACAGATTCATCAA GGAAGAGATTCGCAGGATCAAGGCGAACAACCCCGACATTAGCCACAGGGAAGCCTTCAGCACAGCAGCCAAGAAC TGGGCACATTATCCGAACATCCATTTCGGCTTAAACTCCGGCCGAGAGGGTGGCAAGAATAAGCTCGTGGACGAGGCTGtcgcggcggtggcggtggctccGAAGAAGATCCAAGGTTTCTACTGA
- the LOC100272921 gene encoding protein YABBY 6 isoform X3, translated as MLSMVTVRCGHCTNLLSVNLRALMHSVPEQDQLQQQENIRVHGTLREHHQCGGGHHLELGSSSSSRFRLPMMMSYAPQNEHLLQEQTLNNARPAPEKRQRVPSAYNRFIKEEIRRIKANNPDISHREAFSTAAKNWAHYPNIHFGLNSGREGGKNKLVDEAVAAVAVAPKKIQGFY; from the exons ATGCTCAGCATGGTGACAGTTCGGTGTGGGCACTGCACAAATCTACTGTCAGTGAATCTGAGAGCACTCATGCACTCAGTCCCAGAACAAGATCAGCTCCAG CAGCAGGAGAACATCAGGGTCCATGGCACGTTGCGTGAGCATCATCAGTGCGGCGGCGGCCACCATCTGGAGCTGGGCTCTTCGTCGTCCTCAAGGTTCCGGCTGCCGATGATGATGTCGTACGCGCCGCAGAACGAGCACTTGCTGCAGGAACAGACACTGAACAACGCTCGTC CGGCTCCTGAGAAGAGGCAGCGGGTTCCGTCGGCGTATAACAGATTCATCAA GGAAGAGATTCGCAGGATCAAGGCGAACAACCCCGACATTAGCCACAGGGAAGCCTTCAGCACAGCAGCCAAGAAC TGGGCACATTATCCGAACATCCATTTCGGCTTAAACTCCGGCCGAGAGGGTGGCAAGAATAAGCTCGTGGACGAGGCTGtcgcggcggtggcggtggctccGAAGAAGATCCAAGGTTTCTACTGA